Proteins from a single region of Parasedimentitalea psychrophila:
- a CDS encoding META domain-containing protein — MGFGGSGFISGSFASDKGNGPIGDIPMTLPTVETFDGAWIVEKVTGVDLTGFDALRFDFDAGTLYGSAPCRSFKTSFGPDVQNLMFAPLQIGGGLCDEQTMITERKFLQRIGLVNRLEIDADNQLVMYASDEPMLWATRLTE, encoded by the coding sequence TTGGGATTTGGCGGCAGTGGATTTATCAGCGGCTCATTTGCATCGGATAAAGGGAACGGACCGATCGGAGATATTCCAATGACATTACCCACGGTAGAAACCTTCGACGGGGCCTGGATTGTTGAGAAAGTGACGGGCGTTGATCTGACAGGGTTTGACGCGCTGCGGTTTGATTTTGACGCGGGCACGCTGTATGGATCCGCGCCCTGCAGAAGCTTTAAGACGAGCTTTGGGCCGGATGTTCAAAACCTGATGTTTGCCCCATTGCAAATTGGTGGCGGGTTGTGTGACGAGCAAACAATGATCACCGAACGCAAGTTTCTGCAGCGAATTGGGCTGGTCAATCGTCTGGAAATTGACGCCGACAATCAGCTTGTCATGTACGCCTCAGATGAGCCAATGCTCTGGGCCACGCGCCTGACCGAGTAA
- a CDS encoding primosomal protein N' (replication factor Y) - superfamily II helicase: MSSSPPPPPPAASEAPKEGHRFPCEQCGGDYRYDPGNRSLSCAHCGHAEQIGAGPWQAASLRELDFDTAVAQHLPAAEIEITRVSACPNCAAQVEFDPATHAKECPFCATPVVVDTGENRHIKPKGVLPFGVDERSAHKEMASWLGRLWFAPNGLKEYARKGRKMQGIYVPYWTFDADTKSSYSGQRGTVYYVTETKMVNGKRQSRQVAKVRWRPASGRVQRWFDDVLVLASNSLPKKYTEALEPWDLSAMERYQPQYLAGFRAEAYAVELQDGYTQARAKMDRVIERDVRFDIGGDRQRIHDIDTAIADVTFKHVLLPVWLAAYKYRGKTYRFVVNGQSGRVQGERPYSAWKIAAAVALGLIIAGGIGYLAAQQ; the protein is encoded by the coding sequence GTGTCTTCATCCCCTCCGCCGCCACCACCAGCCGCCTCCGAAGCACCCAAAGAAGGCCACCGCTTTCCCTGCGAGCAATGTGGTGGCGACTATCGCTATGACCCTGGCAACCGCAGCCTGAGCTGCGCTCACTGTGGACATGCCGAGCAGATTGGCGCCGGGCCCTGGCAGGCGGCCAGCCTGCGCGAGTTGGATTTCGACACCGCCGTGGCACAGCACCTGCCCGCGGCCGAGATTGAGATCACCCGAGTCTCGGCCTGTCCCAACTGCGCCGCGCAGGTCGAATTCGACCCTGCCACCCATGCCAAGGAATGCCCGTTTTGCGCCACCCCGGTGGTGGTGGACACCGGCGAAAACCGCCACATCAAGCCCAAGGGCGTGCTGCCCTTTGGCGTCGATGAGCGCAGCGCCCATAAGGAAATGGCCAGCTGGCTGGGGCGATTGTGGTTCGCCCCCAACGGGCTGAAGGAATATGCCCGTAAGGGCCGCAAGATGCAGGGGATCTATGTGCCCTACTGGACCTTTGATGCGGATACCAAGTCCAGCTACTCAGGTCAGCGCGGCACCGTCTACTATGTCACCGAGACCAAGATGGTGAATGGCAAGCGCCAGAGCCGCCAAGTGGCCAAGGTCCGCTGGCGACCGGCCTCGGGCCGGGTGCAGCGCTGGTTTGACGATGTGCTGGTGCTGGCCTCCAACAGCCTGCCCAAGAAATACACCGAAGCACTGGAACCCTGGGATCTGTCGGCAATGGAACGCTATCAGCCGCAGTATCTGGCCGGGTTCCGGGCCGAGGCCTATGCGGTGGAACTGCAGGACGGATATACCCAAGCGCGTGCCAAGATGGACCGGGTGATTGAGCGCGATGTGCGCTTTGACATCGGCGGCGACCGCCAGCGCATTCACGACATCGACACTGCAATCGCCGATGTGACCTTTAAACATGTGCTGCTGCCGGTCTGGCTGGCGGCCTATAAGTACCGCGGCAAAACCTATCGGTTTGTGGTCAATGGCCAATCTGGCCGGGTTCAGGGCGAACGTCCCTATTCCGCCTGGAAAATTGCGGCAGCTGTTGCGCTGGGGCTGATTATCGCCGGTGGCATTGGATATCTGGCGGCCCAACAATAG
- a CDS encoding SPFH domain-containing protein: MGIFDFLTGEFIDVIHWVDDSRDTMVWRFEREDHEIKYGAKLTVRSGQAAVFIHEGQLADVFTPGLYMLETNNMPVMTTLQHWHHGFQSPFKSEIYFVNTTRFNDLKWGTKNPIICRDPEFGPIRLRAFGTYSVKISDAARFLTEIVGTDGEFTMDEISFQVRNIIVQEFSRVVAGSGLPVLDMAANTADLGKLVAAEISATIADYGLSIPELYIENISLPPAVEAAMDRRTQMGIVGDLGRYTQFSAAEAMTAAAQNPGGGMGAGLGMGMGIGMAQAMAAGQAAGPWGARPAPAAAATTTQAAPVAAPLAPPPPPVEHVWHLAENGQTSGPFSKARLGRMAAEGGLNRETHVWTPGQDGWKRAGEVTELAQLFTILPPPPPPPAPAG, encoded by the coding sequence ATGGGAATTTTTGATTTTCTGACCGGTGAATTCATCGATGTCATTCACTGGGTCGATGACAGCCGCGACACTATGGTCTGGCGGTTTGAACGCGAAGACCATGAGATCAAATATGGTGCCAAGCTGACAGTGCGGAGCGGACAGGCGGCGGTGTTCATCCACGAGGGCCAGTTAGCGGATGTCTTTACCCCCGGTCTTTATATGCTTGAGACCAACAACATGCCGGTGATGACAACGCTGCAACACTGGCACCACGGTTTTCAGTCGCCGTTCAAATCGGAGATCTATTTCGTCAATACCACCCGCTTCAATGATCTAAAATGGGGCACCAAGAACCCGATCATCTGCCGCGACCCCGAATTCGGCCCAATCCGGCTGCGGGCCTTTGGCACCTATTCGGTCAAAATCTCTGACGCCGCCCGTTTCCTGACCGAGATTGTCGGCACTGATGGCGAATTCACCATGGACGAGATCTCGTTTCAGGTGCGCAATATCATCGTGCAAGAGTTTTCGCGGGTGGTGGCCGGCTCGGGCCTGCCGGTGCTGGATATGGCGGCCAACACGGCTGATCTGGGCAAGCTGGTGGCGGCTGAGATTTCCGCCACCATCGCCGACTATGGGCTGTCGATCCCCGAGCTCTATATCGAAAACATCTCGCTGCCACCGGCGGTTGAGGCGGCGATGGACAGGCGCACCCAGATGGGCATTGTCGGCGATCTGGGCCGCTACACGCAGTTTTCCGCCGCCGAGGCGATGACCGCCGCCGCGCAAAACCCCGGCGGTGGCATGGGGGCCGGTTTGGGAATGGGCATGGGTATCGGCATGGCGCAGGCCATGGCAGCGGGTCAGGCCGCTGGTCCCTGGGGCGCCCGCCCCGCCCCCGCTGCCGCCGCAACCACAACGCAGGCGGCTCCGGTTGCCGCCCCCCTGGCGCCACCGCCGCCGCCCGTCGAGCACGTCTGGCATCTGGCCGAAAACGGCCAAACCAGCGGGCCGTTCTCCAAGGCCAGGCTGGGGCGTATGGCCGCCGAGGGCGGTCTCAACCGCGAAACCCATGTCTGGACACCCGGACAGGACGGCTGGAAACGGGCCGGAGAGGTCACCGAACTGGCGCAGCTGTTCACCATTCTGCCGCCCCCCCCACCGCCCCCTGCCCCGGCAGGCTGA
- a CDS encoding DUF2927 domain-containing protein has protein sequence MRQGGENKQRRSPGKSPGKSPGVIAGLVGLAALLACTPPPQTTPVAPPPPQELAPPPRSAASEQLVHYYAVLQQDLLTRGLLRIDGGGPDTPYNADKLVRNFEAIAFFDEYAGSGSSGAGGLSRWPGPVRIKAEFGPSVPPMQRQQDTQFLASYADRLARITGHPITATTGRGNFHVIYAGKDDSDFIRARLQQILPNISAENLEIFANPPRSFYCLVLAGGPQQDPLSYTRGVALIRAEHPDLVRQSCVHEEVAQGLGLRNDSPRARPSIFNDDDEFALLTSHDEKLLTLLYDARLHPGMSAAQARPITRVIANELMGLPAEDLPRAY, from the coding sequence ATGCGTCAGGGCGGAGAAAATAAACAGCGCAGATCACCGGGCAAGTCACCGGGCAAGTCACCGGGTGTCATCGCCGGTCTGGTTGGACTGGCGGCGCTGCTGGCCTGCACCCCGCCGCCACAGACCACCCCGGTGGCACCGCCGCCGCCGCAAGAACTGGCGCCGCCGCCACGCTCGGCTGCCAGCGAACAACTGGTCCATTATTATGCGGTGCTGCAGCAGGATCTGCTGACCCGCGGCCTGCTGCGCATAGATGGCGGCGGGCCGGACACGCCTTACAACGCAGATAAACTGGTCCGCAACTTTGAGGCCATCGCCTTTTTCGACGAATATGCCGGCAGTGGCAGCAGCGGCGCCGGCGGGCTGAGCCGCTGGCCCGGCCCGGTGCGTATCAAGGCCGAATTTGGCCCCTCGGTACCGCCGATGCAGCGTCAGCAGGACACTCAATTTCTGGCCAGTTATGCGGATCGGCTGGCCCGTATCACCGGCCATCCCATCACCGCCACCACTGGGCGCGGCAATTTTCATGTGATCTATGCCGGCAAGGATGACAGCGATTTCATCCGGGCGCGGCTGCAACAGATCCTGCCCAATATCAGCGCTGAAAATCTGGAGATATTTGCCAACCCTCCGCGCAGTTTTTACTGTCTGGTACTGGCTGGCGGGCCGCAACAGGATCCGCTGTCTTATACCCGGGGCGTGGCGCTGATCCGCGCCGAGCACCCGGATCTGGTGCGGCAAAGCTGTGTCCATGAGGAGGTCGCGCAGGGGCTGGGGCTGCGCAATGACAGCCCCCGGGCGCGGCCCTCGATCTTTAACGATGACGATGAATTTGCGCTGCTGACCAGCCATGACGAAAAGCTACTGACCCTGTTATACGATGCGCGACTGCACCCCGGGATGAGCGCCGCGCAGGCCCGCCCGATCACCCGCGTCATTGCCAATGAATTGATGGGGCTGCCTGCTGAGGACCTGCCCCGCGCGTATTAA
- a CDS encoding toxic anion resistance protein, which produces MSESVKQKAAEAESLVKETTAIVLPEPVAEIQTLEQADAAKSDAIRARMDQIDMGDSNSIISFGSAAQAELQGISQAMLADVRNKDVGPAGDSLRDMVTAIRGFSVSELDVRRKPSFWERLIGKAAPFAQFTARYETVMGQIDKITDNLLSHEHSLLKDIKALDMLYGKTLEFYDELGLYISAGQEKLSQLDSSTIPAQQAELAAAAEGQQVMRAQELRDLRAARDDLERRLHDLKLTRQVTMQSLPSIRLVQENDKSLVTKINSTLVNTVPLWETQLAQAVTIQRSAEAAAAVRDANDLTNELLTANAANLRASNKIIREEMERGVFDIEAVKQANADLIGTIQDSLAIADQGKTQRAAAARELTKMEGELRDTLASARARQDAVGDTAATSVPG; this is translated from the coding sequence ATGTCCGAGAGTGTGAAGCAGAAAGCCGCCGAAGCAGAAAGCCTGGTCAAAGAAACCACAGCCATCGTGCTGCCGGAACCCGTGGCCGAAATTCAGACGCTGGAGCAAGCCGACGCCGCCAAAAGCGACGCCATCCGCGCCCGCATGGATCAGATCGATATGGGCGACAGCAACTCGATCATCTCGTTTGGCTCGGCGGCGCAGGCGGAATTGCAGGGGATCAGCCAGGCGATGCTGGCGGATGTGCGCAACAAGGATGTCGGCCCGGCCGGCGACAGTCTGCGTGACATGGTCACCGCCATTCGCGGCTTCTCGGTGTCGGAACTGGACGTGCGGCGCAAGCCCAGCTTTTGGGAGCGCCTGATCGGCAAGGCGGCGCCCTTTGCCCAGTTCACCGCCCGCTATGAAACCGTAATGGGGCAGATCGACAAGATCACCGACAATCTGCTGAGCCACGAGCACAGCCTGCTGAAGGACATCAAAGCGCTGGACATGCTCTATGGCAAGACGCTGGAGTTCTATGACGAATTGGGCCTGTATATATCCGCCGGTCAGGAAAAGCTGAGCCAGCTGGATAGCAGCACCATCCCCGCCCAGCAGGCTGAGCTGGCGGCGGCAGCTGAGGGTCAACAGGTGATGCGGGCGCAGGAGCTGCGCGACCTGCGCGCGGCCCGCGATGATCTGGAGCGCCGACTGCATGATCTGAAACTGACCCGTCAGGTCACCATGCAGTCGCTGCCCTCGATCCGGCTGGTGCAGGAAAATGACAAATCGCTGGTCACCAAGATCAACTCGACCCTGGTCAATACGGTGCCGCTGTGGGAGACCCAGCTGGCCCAAGCGGTGACCATCCAGCGCAGCGCCGAGGCCGCCGCCGCCGTGCGCGACGCCAATGACCTGACCAATGAGCTGCTGACCGCCAATGCCGCCAACCTGCGCGCCAGCAACAAGATAATACGCGAGGAGATGGAGCGCGGTGTGTTCGACATCGAAGCGGTAAAGCAGGCCAATGCCGATCTGATCGGCACCATTCAGGACAGTCTGGCGATTGCCGATCAGGGCAAGACCCAACGCGCCGCCGCCGCCCGGGAGCTGACCAAGATGGAGGGCGAGCTGCGCGATACCCTTGCCTCGGCCAGGGCGCGTCAGGATGCGGTTGGCGACACCGCGGCCACCTCGGTGCCGGGCTGA
- a CDS encoding 5-bromo-4-chloroindolyl phosphate hydrolysis family protein — translation MAKKFGGHYSPEGNSDRPEGAPPRSAAPSNSYRNAQPDPIGAGSNLMFVPPAVMVLFSLLDGAMGLALGLLAAGAWTAAAWMLRQGLRAQSAYNARRVARRPALPRKLAASILTGIGAALAAWKAEPGLLIAAVYGSAVLALHMAAFGLDPMVDKGVEGIDEFQQSRVARVVNDAEACLTTMRHAARRAQDRQIDTRVAQFQSIARELFRTVEEDPRDLTAARKYLTVYLQGARDATVKFADIYSRSQDAQARADYLALLDDLEQGFAARNRKMLLEDRSDLTIEIDVLRDRLQREGVHLDLT, via the coding sequence ATGGCCAAGAAATTCGGCGGTCATTACAGCCCCGAGGGTAATTCGGACCGCCCTGAGGGTGCCCCGCCCCGCAGCGCAGCGCCTTCAAATTCTTACAGAAATGCCCAGCCAGACCCAATCGGCGCGGGCTCGAACCTGATGTTTGTGCCGCCTGCGGTGATGGTTCTGTTTTCACTGCTGGACGGTGCCATGGGTCTGGCGTTGGGACTGCTGGCGGCCGGCGCCTGGACCGCTGCCGCCTGGATGTTACGCCAAGGTCTGCGGGCACAAAGCGCCTATAACGCCCGCCGGGTCGCCCGTCGCCCTGCCCTGCCCCGCAAGCTTGCCGCCTCGATCCTGACCGGGATTGGTGCAGCGCTCGCCGCCTGGAAGGCCGAACCGGGGCTGCTGATCGCGGCTGTCTATGGCTCGGCTGTTTTGGCGCTGCATATGGCGGCCTTTGGCCTGGACCCGATGGTGGACAAGGGTGTCGAAGGCATTGACGAATTTCAGCAATCGCGGGTGGCGCGGGTGGTCAACGATGCCGAGGCCTGCCTGACCACGATGCGGCACGCGGCCCGGCGGGCGCAGGATCGCCAGATCGACACCCGCGTGGCGCAGTTCCAATCCATCGCCCGCGAGCTGTTCCGCACCGTCGAGGAAGACCCGCGCGACCTAACCGCCGCGCGCAAGTATCTGACGGTCTATTTGCAGGGCGCCCGTGATGCGACGGTGAAATTCGCCGATATCTATAGCCGCAGCCAGGATGCCCAGGCCCGCGCCGACTATCTGGCGCTGCTGGACGATCTGGAGCAGGGATTTGCCGCCCGGAACCGCAAAATGCTGCTGGAAGACCGCAGCGATCTGACCATTGAAATAGACGTGCTGCGGGATCGGTTGCAGCGCGAAGGGGTCCATCTGGATCTGACCTGA
- a CDS encoding pseudouridine synthase encodes MTQSQTPPPGSPPAGDRIAKVLARAGIASRREAERMINAGLVSVNGTVIDSPALNVTPQDRIIANGKPVGDPEPARLWLYHKPSGLVTTNSDEKGRTTIFDRLPEDLPRVMTVGRLDINSEGLLLLTNDGGIKRQLELPSTGWLRKYRVRINGRPQDSDFEPLRKGMVIDGERFQSMQVTLDRQQGANAWLTIGIREGKNREIRRAIEDIGFTVNRLLRVSYGPFQLGQLKLGAVEEIRRKVMRDQLGLEAEPEPEVAAKPRRPLRKRPSTMAGKPGRPREPEEDGRPGGRGYSSKGPDRSGGGRPTGRTGGKPTGRPGGNPTGRSGGKPSTGRPSQRPDGRSGGKPGGKNPRR; translated from the coding sequence ATGACCCAATCTCAGACCCCTCCTCCCGGCTCACCGCCGGCCGGCGATCGCATCGCCAAAGTTCTGGCCCGTGCCGGCATTGCCTCGCGTCGCGAGGCCGAGCGCATGATCAATGCCGGTCTTGTCTCCGTAAATGGCACGGTGATCGACAGCCCGGCGCTGAACGTCACGCCGCAGGACAGGATCATTGCCAATGGCAAACCCGTTGGCGACCCGGAACCGGCGCGGCTGTGGCTGTATCACAAGCCCAGCGGGTTGGTGACCACCAACAGCGATGAAAAAGGCCGCACCACGATATTTGACCGCCTGCCCGAGGATCTGCCACGGGTGATGACGGTGGGCCGGCTGGACATCAACTCCGAAGGCCTGCTGCTGCTGACCAATGATGGCGGCATCAAGCGCCAGCTTGAACTGCCCTCGACCGGATGGCTGCGCAAATACCGGGTGCGGATCAACGGCCGGCCACAGGACAGCGATTTTGAGCCGCTGCGCAAAGGCATGGTGATCGACGGTGAGCGGTTCCAGTCGATGCAGGTGACGCTGGATCGCCAGCAGGGCGCCAATGCCTGGCTGACAATCGGCATCCGCGAAGGCAAGAACCGTGAAATTCGCCGCGCGATTGAGGACATCGGCTTTACTGTGAACCGGTTGCTGCGGGTCTCGTATGGTCCGTTCCAGCTGGGTCAGCTGAAACTGGGCGCGGTTGAGGAAATCCGCCGCAAGGTGATGCGCGATCAACTGGGGCTGGAAGCTGAGCCAGAGCCTGAGGTCGCCGCAAAACCCAGACGCCCGCTGCGCAAGCGCCCCAGCACGATGGCAGGCAAACCCGGTCGCCCCCGCGAGCCGGAAGAGGACGGACGGCCCGGTGGTCGCGGCTATTCCAGCAAGGGCCCCGACCGCTCCGGTGGTGGTAGACCCACTGGACGCACAGGCGGCAAACCAACTGGCCGACCCGGCGGCAACCCAACAGGCCGCAGCGGTGGGAAACCCAGCACGGGCAGACCTTCGCAGCGCCCTGATGGGCGCTCGGGCGGCAAGCCGGGCGGCAAGAATCCCCGCCGCTGA
- a CDS encoding nucleoside deaminase, protein MVFKSHMEQALSEARAAADRGEVPVGAVLIDPQGQVVQVAGNRTRELHDPTAHAEILTLRAACGEAGSQRLAGYDLYVTLEPCAMCAAAIAAARIGRLYYGASDPKSGGVAHGARVFSHPQAHHVPEVYDGIAEDEAEQMLKDFFAARR, encoded by the coding sequence ATGGTTTTCAAATCTCATATGGAACAGGCGCTTAGCGAGGCGCGCGCCGCAGCCGATCGAGGCGAAGTGCCGGTGGGGGCGGTGCTGATCGACCCGCAGGGGCAGGTGGTGCAAGTCGCAGGCAATCGCACCCGTGAGCTGCATGACCCCACCGCCCACGCCGAGATTCTCACCCTGCGCGCCGCCTGCGGCGAAGCTGGCTCGCAGCGGCTGGCGGGCTATGATCTCTATGTGACGCTGGAGCCCTGCGCCATGTGCGCCGCCGCCATTGCCGCGGCGCGGATCGGCCGGCTGTATTATGGCGCCTCCGACCCCAAGTCGGGCGGCGTGGCGCATGGCGCCCGGGTGTTCTCGCATCCGCAGGCGCATCATGTGCCTGAGGTCTATGACGGCATTGCCGAGGATGAGGCCGAACAGATGCTAAAAGATTTCTTTGCCGCGCGCCGTTGA
- a CDS encoding DNA-3-methyladenine glycosylase I codes for MSNITTGPDGQARCSWSGSVPEFLPYHDNEWGYPVGNNIRLFEKVCLESFQSGLSWRTILNKRDNFRAAFDGFDYAKVATYTEADVERLLQNAGIIRHRGKIEAVINNAARALELEAEAGSLAAFFWSFEPDSDSLPEPQTQTTSPESVALSKALKKRGWKFVGPTTAFAFMQAMGLINDHARGCYCREKAVQARLAFERP; via the coding sequence GTGAGCAATATCACCACAGGCCCGGATGGTCAGGCCCGCTGCAGCTGGAGCGGCTCGGTGCCGGAGTTTCTGCCCTATCACGACAACGAATGGGGCTATCCGGTCGGCAATAATATCCGCCTGTTCGAAAAGGTCTGTCTGGAGAGTTTCCAGTCGGGCCTCAGTTGGCGTACCATTCTCAACAAACGCGACAATTTTCGCGCCGCGTTTGACGGGTTCGACTATGCCAAAGTGGCCACATACACCGAGGCGGATGTGGAGCGGTTGTTGCAGAATGCCGGCATTATCCGCCATCGCGGCAAGATCGAGGCGGTGATCAACAATGCCGCCCGGGCGCTGGAACTGGAGGCTGAGGCGGGATCGCTGGCGGCGTTTTTCTGGAGCTTTGAGCCAGACTCAGACAGCCTGCCAGAGCCGCAGACCCAGACCACCAGCCCCGAATCCGTGGCACTGTCCAAGGCGCTGAAGAAACGCGGCTGGAAATTTGTCGGCCCCACCACCGCCTTTGCCTTCATGCAGGCGATGGGGCTGATCAATGATCACGCCAGAGGGTGTTATTGTCGCGAGAAGGCGGTGCAGGCGCGATTGGCGTTTGAGCGGCCTTAG
- the gatC gene encoding Asp-tRNA(Asn)/Glu-tRNA(Gln) amidotransferase subunit GatC, producing MSIDKDTAARVAKLARIKVEAEALPALAAEFNTILGFIEQLNEVDVEGVEPMTSVTPQRLKRRQDVVNDGHQQPKVLANAPDAREGFFAVPKVME from the coding sequence ATGTCGATCGACAAGGACACCGCCGCGCGCGTGGCCAAACTGGCCCGGATCAAGGTCGAAGCAGAGGCCCTGCCGGCACTTGCCGCGGAATTCAACACCATTCTCGGCTTTATTGAACAGCTCAATGAGGTGGACGTAGAGGGCGTTGAGCCGATGACTTCGGTCACGCCACAGCGCCTGAAGCGCCGTCAGGACGTGGTCAATGACGGCCACCAGCAGCCCAAAGTGCTGGCCAATGCCCCTGATGCCCGCGAGGGTTTCTTTGCTGTGCCTAAGGTAATGGAATAA